Proteins encoded in a region of the Hirundo rustica isolate bHirRus1 chromosome 10, bHirRus1.pri.v3, whole genome shotgun sequence genome:
- the LOC120757379 gene encoding mucin-2-like isoform X3 — protein MGVTATVSPALPTSSTPMESSTLLPTTDSTTTATLLSSSPETEASTSEESSTSAETGNTSPPTELLPTTTTEDSAESSTALADATASPVISTSDPMSTPSSSYPDTTTPDIFPSTLESTAGTEPSSPATSSAQTSETTTLSTPTDLSMVPVCPSGSSNTSASHLFLSLRLSTPLDLGNTTVQELVLSKLREDLQTAFPCAGLSLAWRGKRRT, from the exons ATGGGTGTGACAGCAACCgtgtccccagctctccctACCTCCTCAACACCTATGGAGAGCTCAACACTGCTGCCTACCACTGATTCCACCACCACAGCCaccctcctttcctccagcccTGAAACAGAGGCCTCCACCTCGGAGGAGTCCAGTACATCCGCAGAGACTGGCAACACCTCACCTCCCACTGAGCTTCTTCCCACCACAACTACAGAAGATTCGGCAGAGTCCTCGACAGCGCTGGCAGACGCCACAGCCAGCCCTGTTATCAGCACATCAGACCCCATGAGCACCCCCTCTTCAAGCTACCCAGACACGACCACCCCTGACATCTTCCCCTCCACTCTGGAGTCGACTGCAG GCACTGAGCCCTCTTCCCCTGCCACCAGCTCAGCCCAGACCTCAGAGACTACTACCCTCAGCACACCTACAGACCTGTCAATGGTGCCAGTCTGCCCCTCTGGCTCGTCCAACACCA GTGCATCTCACCTCTTTCTGTCACTGCGGCTAAGCACCCCTCTGGACCTGGGGAACACCACGGTGCAGGAGCTGGTGTTGTCCAAG CTCCGGGAGGACCTGCAGACAGCATTCCCGTGTGCTGGCCTGTCACTGGCGTGGCGAGGGAAGAGGAGGACTTGA
- the LOC120757379 gene encoding mucin-2-like isoform X1 — protein sequence MSTLPPPNSTLLSSTGVGTTLGTSPHQGPAMTTLLGSTSPGTSTTSSSTTPGVTDTSDGPLKTPSDTTASLVTTTEVPRSTPAPSQLVGTMPRTTPGTSTPPEPETPSDTAETTAMGVTATVSPALPTSSTPMESSTLLPTTDSTTTATLLSSSPETEASTSEESSTSAETGNTSPPTELLPTTTTEDSAESSTALADATASPVISTSDPMSTPSSSYPDTTTPDIFPSTLESTAGTEPSSPATSSAQTSETTTLSTPTDLSMVPVCPSGSSNTSASHLFLSLRLSTPLDLGNTTVQELVLSKLREDLQTAFPCAGLSLAWRGKRRT from the exons ATGAGCACGCTGCCTCCCCCCAACTCTACTCTTCTCTCCTCCACTGGGGTGGGCACCACACTTGGCACCAGTCCCCACCAAGGGCCAGCCATGACCACACTGCTTGGCAGCACATCCCCAGGGACCAGCACTACCTCTTCTTCCACCACCCCAGGAGTGACAGACACTTCAGATGGGCCCTTGAAGACCCCATCAGACACCACAGCCTCCCTTGTTACCACCACAGAGGTCCCTAGGAGCACCCCTGCCCCCAGCCAGCTGGTTGGGACCATGCCTAGGACCACCCCTGGTACCTCCACCCCACCAGAACCAGAGACCCCCAGTGACACTGCAG AGACCACGGCCATGGGTGTGACAGCAACCgtgtccccagctctccctACCTCCTCAACACCTATGGAGAGCTCAACACTGCTGCCTACCACTGATTCCACCACCACAGCCaccctcctttcctccagcccTGAAACAGAGGCCTCCACCTCGGAGGAGTCCAGTACATCCGCAGAGACTGGCAACACCTCACCTCCCACTGAGCTTCTTCCCACCACAACTACAGAAGATTCGGCAGAGTCCTCGACAGCGCTGGCAGACGCCACAGCCAGCCCTGTTATCAGCACATCAGACCCCATGAGCACCCCCTCTTCAAGCTACCCAGACACGACCACCCCTGACATCTTCCCCTCCACTCTGGAGTCGACTGCAG GCACTGAGCCCTCTTCCCCTGCCACCAGCTCAGCCCAGACCTCAGAGACTACTACCCTCAGCACACCTACAGACCTGTCAATGGTGCCAGTCTGCCCCTCTGGCTCGTCCAACACCA GTGCATCTCACCTCTTTCTGTCACTGCGGCTAAGCACCCCTCTGGACCTGGGGAACACCACGGTGCAGGAGCTGGTGTTGTCCAAG CTCCGGGAGGACCTGCAGACAGCATTCCCGTGTGCTGGCCTGTCACTGGCGTGGCGAGGGAAGAGGAGGACTTGA
- the LOC120757379 gene encoding uncharacterized protein LOC120757379 isoform X2 yields the protein MAGQRGGLSLPLSWSLLLLLLSLTCLAVLHLALETTAMGVTATVSPALPTSSTPMESSTLLPTTDSTTTATLLSSSPETEASTSEESSTSAETGNTSPPTELLPTTTTEDSAESSTALADATASPVISTSDPMSTPSSSYPDTTTPDIFPSTLESTAGTEPSSPATSSAQTSETTTLSTPTDLSMVPVCPSGSSNTSASHLFLSLRLSTPLDLGNTTVQELVLSKLREDLQTAFPCAGLSLAWRGKRRT from the exons ATGgctgggcagagaggagggctgtccctgcccctgtcctggtccctgctgctgctgctgctgagcctcacctgcctggctgtgctgcacctGGCTCTGG AGACCACGGCCATGGGTGTGACAGCAACCgtgtccccagctctccctACCTCCTCAACACCTATGGAGAGCTCAACACTGCTGCCTACCACTGATTCCACCACCACAGCCaccctcctttcctccagcccTGAAACAGAGGCCTCCACCTCGGAGGAGTCCAGTACATCCGCAGAGACTGGCAACACCTCACCTCCCACTGAGCTTCTTCCCACCACAACTACAGAAGATTCGGCAGAGTCCTCGACAGCGCTGGCAGACGCCACAGCCAGCCCTGTTATCAGCACATCAGACCCCATGAGCACCCCCTCTTCAAGCTACCCAGACACGACCACCCCTGACATCTTCCCCTCCACTCTGGAGTCGACTGCAG GCACTGAGCCCTCTTCCCCTGCCACCAGCTCAGCCCAGACCTCAGAGACTACTACCCTCAGCACACCTACAGACCTGTCAATGGTGCCAGTCTGCCCCTCTGGCTCGTCCAACACCA GTGCATCTCACCTCTTTCTGTCACTGCGGCTAAGCACCCCTCTGGACCTGGGGAACACCACGGTGCAGGAGCTGGTGTTGTCCAAG CTCCGGGAGGACCTGCAGACAGCATTCCCGTGTGCTGGCCTGTCACTGGCGTGGCGAGGGAAGAGGAGGACTTGA
- the LOC131378618 gene encoding mucin-2-like has product MSPALHLPREGWQCPLLLPLPVPGNEEAAPAAFSHYSAAQFLAGTFPTACVLRSHTLQSVGVLALDMTRGAGGLSLLLLSLAVLDLPPETMALLPNTSTSAAATFPSSRPATSTPQMPMDAFTSNAATAQRSSLAASSITTPQAKGNTTHSTPVSPGLGPTTTSRTPAGLEPSTSRTPAGLEPSTSRTPAGLEPTTTSRTPAGLEPSTSRTPAGLEPTTTSRTPAGLEPSTSRTPAGLEPSTSRTPAGLEPTTTSRTPAGLEPSTSRTPAGLEPTTTSRTPAGLEPSTGRTPHQQDPSRAGTHHQQDPSRAGTQHQQDANSNLHSHDTHL; this is encoded by the exons ATGTCCCCGGCGCTGCACCTGCCCCGGGAGGGGTGGCAATGCCCTCTGTTgcttcccctccctgtgcccggGAACgaggaagcagctccagctgccttcAGCCATTACTCGGCAGCGCAGTTCCTTGCTGGCACCTTCCCCACGGCCTGTGTGCTCAGGTCCCACACCTTGCAAAGCGTTGGGGTGCTGGCTTTGGACATGACTCGGGGCGCGGgagggctgtccctgctgctgctgagccttgCTGTGCTGGATCTCCCACCGG AGACCATGGCACTGCTGCCCAACACCAGTACAAGCGCTGCAGccaccttcccttcctctcgTCCTGCAACCTCCACCCCACAGATGCCAATGGATGCCTTCACATCCAATGCTGCTACAGCTCAGcggagcagcctggcagcctcCAGCATCACCACACCGCAGGCAAAGGGCAATACAACTCATAGCACTCCTGTGTCGCCTGGGCTGGgacccaccaccaccagcaggaccccagcagggctggaacccagcaccagcaggaccccagcagggctggaacccagcaccagcaggaccccagcagggctggaacccACTACCACCAGCAggaccccagcagggctggaacccagcaccagcaggaccccagcagggctggaacccaccaccaccagcaggaccccagcagggctggaacccagcaccagcaggaccccagcagggctggaacccagcaccagcaggaccccagcagggctggaacccACTACCACCAGCAggaccccagcagggctggaacccagcaccagcaggaccccagcagggctggaacccACTACCACCAGCAggaccccagcagggctggaacccAGCACCGGCAggacccca caccagcaggaccccagcagggctggaacccACCACCAGCAggaccccagcagggctggaacccagcaccagcaggacgCCAACTCCAACCTCCACAGCCACGACACCCACCTGTGA
- the LOC120757378 gene encoding deoxyribodipyrimidine photo-lyase-like, which translates to MRRGQGKRKAEVKEEPCASRRRTEEEEAIQEARRRAAPSVREFKYNKKRVRLVSQGPDLKDDARCILYWMCRDQRVQDNWAFLYAQRLALKQELPLRVCFCLVPKFLEATIRHYRFMLRGLQEVAEECAELNISFHLLLGYAKDVLPTFVAEHGVGGLVTDFNPLRLPRQWVEDVRERLPEDVPFAQVDAHNIVPCWVASPKQEYSARTIRGKIHAQLPEFLTEFPPVVRHPHPPSCPAEPIAWEACYSSLQVDHTVKEVEWATPGTAAGMAVLKSFIAERLKSFSTHRNDPNKAALSNLSPWLHFGQVSTQRAILEVQKHRRNYKDSVDAFVEEAVVRRELAENFCYYNENYDSVQGAYDWAQTTLKLHAKDKRPYLYSLQELEQGTTHDPLWNAAQLQMVREGKMHGFLRMYWAKKILEWTRSPEEALQFAIYLNDRYELDGRDPNGYVGCLWSICGIHDQGWAERPIFGKIRYMNYAGCKRKFDVDWFERRYAPTHSQ; encoded by the exons ATGCGGCGGGGACAAGGGAAGCGAAAGGCCGAGGTGAAGGAGGAGCCGTGCGCGTCTCGGAGGAGGACGGAGGAAGAGGAGGCGATACAGGAGGCCCGTCGGAGGGCGGCCCCGTCCGTTCGAGAGTTCAAGTACAACAAGAAGCGGGTTCGCCTCGTCTCGCAGGGCCCGGACCTGAAGGATGATGCTCGGTGCATCCTTTACTGGATGTGCCGGGATCAGCGTGTGCAAG ATAACTGGGCGTTCCTCTACGCCCAGCGCCTGGCCCTCAaacaggagctgcctctgcgCGTCTGCTTCTGCTTGGTGCCCAAATTTCTGGAGGCCACCATCCGCCACTACAGGTTCATGCTGAGGGGCCTGCAGGAGGTAGCAGAG gagtGTGCAGAGCTGAACATCTCCTTCCACTTGCTGCTGGGCTATGCCAAGGACGTGCTGCCCACGTTTGTGGCGGAGCACGGCGTGGGTGGGCTGGTGACAGACTTCAATCCCCTCCGCCTCCCACGGCAGTGGGTAGAGGACGTCAGGGAACGGTTGCCAGAGGATGTGCCGTTTGCACAG GTTGATGCCCACAACATCGTGCCCTGCTGGGTCGCCTCCCCCAAGCAGGAGTACAGTGCCAGGACCATCCGGGGCAAGATCCACGCTCAGCTCCCCGAGTTCCTCACCGAGTTTCCCCCTGTTGTTCGGCACCCAcatcctccctcctgcccagcagag CCCATCGCTTGGGAGGCCTGTTATTCCAGCTTGCAGGTGGACCACACTGTGAAGGAGGTGGAGTGGGCaacccctggcacagctgcagggatggctgTGCTGAAGTCCTTCATTGCAGAGCGGCTGAAATCCTTCAGCACCCACAGGAACGATCCCAACAAGGCGGCTCTCAGCAACCTGTCCCCGTGGCTTCACTTCG gccAGGTTTCCACCCAAAGAGCCATCCTGGAGGTGCAGAAGCACCGGCGCAATTACAAGGACTCAGTGGATGCATTCGTGGAGGAGGCTGTGGTGCGGCGGGAGCTGGCTGAAAACTTCTGCTACTACAATGAGAACTACGACAGTGTGCAGG GTGCCTATGACTGGGCACAAACCACCTTGAAGCTCCACGCCAAAGACAAGAGGCCTTATCTGTACagtctgcaggagctggagcagggcaccACACATGACCCACTCTGGAACGCTGCCCAG CTGCAAATGGTCCGGGAGGGCAAAATGCACGGCTTCCTGCGGATGTACTGGGCCAAGAAGATCCTGGAGTGGACGCGCTCCCCTGAGGAGGCCCTGCAGTTTGCCATCTACCTCAACGACCGCTACGAGCTGGACGGGAGGGACCCCAATGGATACGTAG GCTGCCTGTGGTCCATCTGTGGCATTCACGACCAGGGCTGGGCGGAGCGGCCCATCTTCGGGAAGATTCGCTACATGAACTACGCCGGCTGCAAGCGCAAGTTTGATGTCGACTGGTTCGAGCGTCGCTACGCCCCCACGCACTCCCAGTGA